A DNA window from Arachis duranensis cultivar V14167 chromosome 3, aradu.V14167.gnm2.J7QH, whole genome shotgun sequence contains the following coding sequences:
- the LOC107479725 gene encoding zinc finger BED domain-containing protein RICESLEEPER 2-like, whose protein sequence is MSEREEYSNPAVPPAHPSLPPQPSGSSGRKNRSEIWEHFIPIEGIEKYARCKNCNGQIKYAGGTSAMRQHWKRCFESNNEHSKRQRIEGGTSGLISSPSVTKFDQAVTRSILTEMFVTEELPFRFVERNVFRRLLHSMQPKFKIPSRTTLARDILSFYETEKMKLQSYLSHHCQKVCLTTDTWTTSSQNLTYMSLTAHFIDNDWKLQKKILNFCRVEGHSGEVLGRAIEGCLDAWKLHQVFTVTVDNATSNDGAILYLKKRLNAWNSLVLKGDYLHMRCCAHILNLIVKDGLKEIDDSITRIRNAVKYVKSSPMRCESFKACIERESINYKGLVSLDVETRWNSTYLMLEAALKLRAAFDLLELQDDKYINEMSKSYGVPTDDDWTNAESILPFLKIFYDATLHISRSLYVSSNKYMKEVFSIGRKIKLHCENTDLSIRLMASKMQRKYDKYWGTPNVINMLLLIAIVLDPCHKLDFVNWILDESFGVEKGGELKSKLFTCLNSLYNHYQGKEDESQSNQDAMINEEDEDDILNIYLQSTGRDSDAKSELDRYLKEDSFDLLELQDDKYINEMSKSYGVPTDDDWTYAESVLPFLKIFYDATLRISGSLYVTSNKYMKEVFSIGRKIKLHCENTDLSIRLMASKMQRKYDKYWGTPNVINMLLLIAIVLDPCHKLDFVNWILDESFGVEKGGELKSKFLLA, encoded by the exons ATGTCTGAGAGAGAGGAGTATTCAAATCCTGCTGTTCCTCCTGCTCATCCCTCATTACCTCCTCAACCTAGTGGATCTTCTGGGCGTAAGAATCGATCAGAGATATGGGAACATTTCATTCCAATCGAAGGGATAGAGAAGTATGCAAGATGTAAAAACTGCAACGGTCAAATAAAATATGCAGGGGGAACAAGTGCTATGCGGCAACATTGGAAGCGATGTTTTGAATCGAACAACGAACATAGCAAGAGACAAAGGATAGAAGGGGGAACAAGTGGTCTTATATCCTCACCGAGTGTTACAAAGTTTGACCAAGCAGTAACTCGAAGTATCCTTACTGAGATGTTTGTGACTGAAGAGCTACCTTTCCGATTTGTAGAAAGAAATGTGTTTCGAAGGCTCTTGCATAGCATGCAACCTAAGTTTAAAATCCCTTCGCGTACTACATTGGCCCGTGATATACTTTCTTTTTATGAAACAGAGAAAATGAAGTTACAAAGTTATCTCTCTCATCATTGTCAAAAAGTGTGCCTTACAACTGACACTTGGACGACATCGAGTCAAAATTTGACTTATATGTCTCTAACGGCACACTTTATTGATAATGATTGGAAGTTGCAAAAGAAGATATTGAATTTTTGTCGGGTTGAGGGTCATTCAGGAGAGGTACTTGGTAGAGCTATTGAAGGTTGTTTGGATGCTTGGAAATTGCATCAAGTTTTTACTGTAACGGTTGATAACGCAACTTCTAATGATGGTGCAATTTTATACTTGAAAAAGAGATTAAATGCATGGAATAGTCTTGTTTTAAAGGGGGACTATCTTCATATGCGTTGTTGTGCTCATATCCTAAATTTGATAGTAAAAGATGGCTTGAAAGAGATTGATGATTCAATTACAAGAATTCGTAATGCAGTCAAATATGTCAAGTCATCTCCTATGagatgtgaaagcttcaaagcgtGCATTGAGCGGGAGAGCATCAATTATAAAGGGCTTGTTTCTTTGGATGTTGAAACTCGGTGGAATTCGACATATTTAATGTTGGAGGCAGCATTGAAGCTTCGAGCAGCGTTTGATTTGCTTGAGTTGCAAGatgataaatatattaatgagATGAGCAAATCTTATGGTGTGCCTACAGATGATGATTGGACTAATGCGGAGTCAATTTTACCATTCTTGAAAATATTCTATGATGCTACATTGCACATTTCTAGGAGTTTGTATGTCAGTAGTAATAAATATATGAAAGAAGTCTTTAGCATCGGAAGAAAAATCAAGTTGCATTGTGAAAATACTGATTTGAGCATAAGATTAATGGCGTCCAAGATGCAAAGGAAATATGATAAGTATTGGGGAACTCCAAATGTCATTAACATGTTGTTGTTAATTGCAATTGTGCTTGATCCATGTCACAAGTTGGATTTTGTAAATTGGATTTTGGATGAGTcatttggtgttgaaaagggaGGAGAACTCAAGTCAAAATTGTTTACTTGCTTGAATTCCCTTTATAATCACTACCAAGGCAAAGAAGATGAATCTCAAAGTAATCAAGATGCAATGATcaatgaagaggatgaagatgatatCCTGAATATTTATTTGCAATCAACTGGACGTGATTCAGATGCTAAATCTGAACTTGACAGATATCTGAAAGAAGATT CGTTTGATTTGCTTGAGTTGCAAGatgataaatatattaatgagATGAGCAAATCTTATGGTGTGCCTACAGATGATGATTGGACTTATGCAGAGTCAGTTTTACCATTCTTGAAAATATTCTATGATGCTACATTGCGCATTTCTGGGAGTTTGTATGTCACTAGTAATAAATATATGAAAGAAGTCTTTAGCATCGGAAGAAAAATCAAGTTGCATTGTGAAAATACTGATTTGAGCATAAGATTAATGGCGTCCAAGATGCAAAGGAAATATGATAAGTATTGGGGAACTCCAAATGTCATTAACATGTTGTTGTTAATTGCAATTGTGCTTGATCCATGTCACAAGTTGGATTTTGTAAATTGGATTTTGGATGAGTcatttggtgttgaaaagggaGGAGAACTCAAGTCAAAATTTTTACTTGCTTGA